The following are from one region of the Bacillus sp. 2205SS5-2 genome:
- the ymfI gene encoding elongation factor P 5-aminopentanone reductase produces MITAKYALITGASGGIGGAVARKLASQGWNLYLHYSQQAKSVMKLMDELKQEFNIEVIPIQADFSNPDQALELTQHIFSLHSIICCSGTALYGLFQDIKQQEIDDLWNIHMKSPMLLIQNLLPKLFRTKGNVVMISSVWGQTGAACEVVYSAVKGAQLSFVKALAKEVSRNGVRVNAVAPGIVDTNMMKDFTEAEVEELQEEIPIGRFALSREIADAVFYLTSEQSTYVTGHVLSVNGGWHI; encoded by the coding sequence ATGATTACAGCTAAATACGCGCTTATCACCGGGGCAAGTGGGGGAATAGGAGGGGCGGTTGCTAGAAAGCTTGCATCACAGGGATGGAACTTGTATTTACACTATAGTCAACAGGCTAAATCGGTAATGAAGTTGATGGATGAACTGAAACAAGAGTTTAATATTGAGGTAATTCCTATTCAAGCTGATTTTTCTAATCCTGATCAGGCACTTGAACTTACACAGCATATTTTCTCATTACATAGTATTATTTGCTGTTCTGGTACGGCACTTTATGGGCTTTTTCAAGATATAAAGCAGCAAGAAATTGATGATCTTTGGAATATTCATATGAAAAGTCCGATGCTCCTGATTCAAAACTTACTGCCAAAGCTATTCCGTACAAAGGGAAATGTAGTCATGATCTCATCTGTGTGGGGACAGACGGGAGCAGCGTGTGAAGTCGTCTACTCTGCCGTAAAGGGAGCGCAACTTTCATTTGTGAAAGCACTAGCAAAAGAAGTATCAAGAAATGGTGTTCGCGTTAATGCAGTCGCTCCAGGAATTGTTGATACAAACATGATGAAGGATTTTACGGAAGCAGAGGTAGAGGAATTACAGGAGGAAATACCTATAGGTAGATTTGCTTTGTCCAGAGAAATTGCTGATGCAGTTTTTTATTTAACCTCAGAGCAATCGACTTATGTGACAGGCCATGTATTGTCAGTAAATGGTGGGTGGCATATTTAA
- a CDS encoding DUF3243 domain-containing protein translates to MSVLDNWQEWKSFLGDRLDHAEQDGMNKNVINDLAFEIGGYLAKEVEAKNEQEKVLADLWSVASQEEQHAIANMMVKLVQQS, encoded by the coding sequence ATGAGTGTTTTAGACAATTGGCAAGAATGGAAGAGCTTTCTGGGAGACCGTCTTGATCATGCCGAACAAGATGGCATGAACAAAAATGTGATTAATGATTTAGCTTTCGAAATTGGCGGATATTTAGCCAAAGAGGTGGAAGCAAAAAATGAGCAAGAAAAAGTGTTGGCTGATCTTTGGTCTGTTGCATCTCAAGAAGAGCAGCATGCGATCGCTAATATGATGGTCAAGTTGGTACAACAAAGCTAG